accggcctgtgcacgcgcacctctTCTTCCGGCaacgccacgcggagcgtcgccactagtttgtccgcgatgccagaacgtgaggcccttttcgatggcggccggcagcaacgTCACTACAACGGCAGCCGACCCCGCTGCGCGCGGCTTCTTCTTGTTTTTGGTCTTGCTAGCGGCCGGTGCTCGACCCTCGCGGGGAGCAGCCACGGCCGCCAGCGCTGTGTTTCGGGTAACAGCAGTCGGCGCTCGACCCCCTTGGGGAGCTGCCAGAGCTGTTGTCTGTCGCAATCTTTTGGtgccccgcttcaccacttccgtccagccctcgtccatgcttgacGGGGGGGGAGGAAGGACACGGGGCTGAGGTTGGAATCGCGGGGCGGGATTCTGGGCGCCCGCACCTCTGTTATACTGATTCCGGCTTCCACGTCGTGCCACCCTCGCGGATGGGGTAGAAGTGGAGGTCGGCTGGGTGGCCTGGTCCCGCGGGGCGGTCGCGGCTGTTGGTACAGGGACGCATTCTCTGGAACCAATCGAGGAGCGGAGCATCTCCTCAAGGCCAGCCAAGTGTTTGCCGACCTCAACCGCTACCGCCTGCGAGATGCAGGCCATCATTTCCTGTCTGCTTGGGAGGGAGTGATCCACACCCCCCATTTCAGCAGCCTTGTTGTAAGGCCTCTGCGACCCTGCAGCACGTGGGGGTGAAAGAGGCGGCTCCGAAGACCTGGGCCGTGGCAGCGCCGGCCACTCGTCTaccatcctcgccagtggcgaacggatgtccTCAGTCCTTAACCTTCCTGCCTGTATGGATGCAGGGGCGGCCGATATCCGGGAAGGCGGCGCAGGCCTCAACTCAACCCTCCGAGGGGGGCGAGGAAGCGCGGGAGTAGGCACGCGCGGAACAGGGGCCACAGAAGTAGGCGCTGGCATGAGCGCCGCCACACTCATCCCAGCCCGCGAAGGCGCGCTGGTGTCCATCTTCCTCACGGGTGGCTCAGAGCGTGCCAGCGTAGGCATCGGTGACAAGGGAGTCCCCTCTCGCAAGGCTGGGGAGTCCCCCAGAATGCGACTCTCCCTGGAGTCAAGCTGCGCTACGAGTTTGGACATGGTAGGGATCAGCTTCGTCCTAACCATAGCGGCTCCCTCCCGGAGCCTCTTCCGGTagctgctgcctggctcggcgcccttggcagccacGGTCGACAGCAACTTAGCCAGATTGACCAGGGCATGGTCGAGGTCGCGGAATGCctcgtccccgctagccagggacgcggccgacgtcgacatcgacTCCACCGACGTCGCCGGTGACACTGCGCCCCTCCTCCTCACTGGTGCCCACTGGGGTGCGGGCATCGTGTCTTTCGACGCAGCAGGCCCCGAAATCACCGGAGCCACCTCCTCGACGGCCATggtcttttccggcacctcgGTGCTGGAGGATGACGCACCGCCGTCGTCGGAAGTTGCTACGGGAGTCTTCCTTCGGCCCCTCTTTTTCCCCgccgatggtttggtggggttcATCGCAACCGATtcgctggcgagcgcagagcgcatcgagccggcgatcaGGGAGCGCatcggttcgacgggaattccgctgcccgtcgcacagcctccttcatcttggcaattgttgccccccccagaatacgtggggcagcgtgcttccaccgaggtggaagcacggagggattctccgcccgactcgcaggcggtaccctcctggggtactaactTTTCACAATTGGCCATCATCATTtgatccttttttattaaccaggggtttggtcccctgggatctacgacaccctcgggactggaaaccctccagccatacatcccatcgccgggtgtcgagcttgagattggggcatttttgaagaggtttgcgtcctcgcagctccgaccagtaaaggcaggagcccccgttccccatgactggagtttacggtttggccgacgGTGGCCGAGGCCTGTCCGTCGCCCACAACGCGGTgtggagccacgccggcgagccggtacctcccatatctggaaggctttcccctgtaaccgaagccggggacatggcaacccgcagccggaagacacaaaagtgccgccgGCTCATCAGGCTCCCGAGAGCCAACCCCTCATCCCCTGAATGCCTCCCTTTGCCAGTGCAAAGGGCGTGGGGAGAGAGTCCCTCGCTCTCTCTCAAGGAGCACCCGTGAATACGGAAGCAGCCAAGGAGAGCTGGGCGCAGTTCTCTTGgtcgcggcgtcccacacagattcctctgcacgcgattttagggacgcacgcttaagccccaccgccacgacaaggcggaactacaTTCGGTGGGGAATCAATAGGATACCTAAATTAACTTTGGCATTAATAATAATCGTAATAAAAACAGAGTTTACGAGACTTAATCTATCAAATTGCTTTCGTTTGTATcctataatttataatcttattTTGCGTATTCTCGTTTTTCTTGTAGAAAATCAACATGTTTTATTGATCCAATAAATAATATGGATTGTTTGATTGCGGAAGATGATCTCGATGAATCTATAAGCTAGTGGCAGAAACCAGTTAATGCGATGGTCAATGAACTATATATATAGTCACTTTGACAATTTTGGatcaattaacaaaattaagaaaCACGTGTAGTGCGAGGGAAATGGTAAATCTTCGTTTatctgtgtttatttatttttaatttatttacaggCAATCAAAAAACGAGCTATGGTAATAGCAAATAGGGCATAAAGACAGGTTAGTTTTtgatgaactttttttttgcaattatttacGAATCAGGTATTTGTAAATAACGTAGTTGTTATGTACATTAGAAGGAAGGGAGGTTGTTGTTCAAGTACAATAAAAACTTAGTTCTCATGCCTTAAACCCACTTTACGGACGGAATTAATGTTATGTTGATTAAGGGCCTCAGTGGCTCTTTACACTAAGGCGCGTTTGCTCCTATGACCAACAAAAAAACTGATACCAGACCAAAATAATCTGTGAAGCGGaagttaacatttttatatcgaattttttattatgtcggAATAAACTATCTTTATTTAAAGTATATCATCTTTTCTTTCGCCGAAAACTTACAGTCGACTGAGGTATCAGAATACAATCAATCCTATTGAAATattatctgccgtgaagcagtaatgcgtttcgatatgGAGCCTTTGTACTGGtaaactcatatctcgaggtgagtggagGAGGCATAACCGTTGTTGGTGTCTATGCtttctggtaaccatttaacaccagatgggacCATTTAACACCGTCCATCTagctaagaaataaaaattaaatagagcagagaacaaaaattaaaacattaccaAAATATGctacttattttttatattttattattgcccttataggcagaggAGCCCAAAAAGatgtgggatggtatggcgaaatctagtggatatttagtttaacaacaaaatcttctatatttttccaaaaaaatactattcgtaacatcgttatgtcaattttatatctgtcatttatatttccttattttaaaataaaactagtgtgccagtgtgaattaaccaaaaagtagCGATCTTCCCACTCGGCCAtcataaggcccacctgatggtggcccatggacgtcagcaatgccaggacagagctaagcctctgcctaccgctatgtaaaaaaaaaaacaagtactagtaaaaattctaataaaaacaACAGGATTTAGAGAATAATTACCAGTAGGTACTTtctctaattttaattttaaaacattcttctTAGTCCGTTTCGCTTCGTGTAACCAATAACAAATTATGTACACGACTCTAAAAATTTTGATTCGATCTCATTAATAAACGTATTGCAAAAACTACACAGAGTATCGAAAGACACAGagagttcatttcatttttttttaaattagtttttggtaataatattatcaagTTAGTTAATAACTTTTTGGGAGCAGATATGTAATGACCTATATCAGTGTTTTGTAAgtttacaaagaaaaaaacttcAGTTGGTAACAATAAAATCTTCAAACAATTTGATCAATTCAATTggtccatacaaatttcagtggcattgactgattttattttaataacaggTTTCAGGAATTCCTTTTAATTTCTCTctttcattagtaaataatttacataatatattcagattcgtttaaataaataattaaagcttTTTGAAACGTTTTAATGATGAGATCTCAACATGAAACGTCGattaagaaatatattataataaaaccaaaCTGTCTAAAATTTCCATAAACACAAACATTATAGTCTAATCTtagtttatattatagtatttaggtataaaatttttttagttCCGTCTTTCTGACAAAGGAGGTATTGTttcgaaataaaatatgaaataaaaaaatattttcctagCATAATCTACAATAcacttgtaattttaaattcaatatttaggCTTCAGTGTTATCGTGACatgtattaataattacttGCTCGGTCTGACCGGGCAGCGCCGCGGTCGGTTTGTTTCACGCACTACTTATGTTGCAGACTGACTTGTTACGAATCGAGTggcttataataaatttatttatcaaaaaataccGCCTTTTTTTTGGCAATAGTATTAATGCCATCCTttacaaatgtattaaaccGGAAGTACACAAAATCgaattaaaagcttattaaattaacattttttcgtGGCTTTGCCACTTAAATCTAACATCGTATAAAAAAcgagcaaataaaataattaagtttcgTTTATGTCTTAATCTAAGACgccttttaaaacattcaggtAACAAATTGTCATTCTTCTTTGAAATGTAAGAGATAAAGTGAATGAGAAACTAAAGTAACATCATTTTTCTTATTGATTACGTGGATGCTATATGGAGCGACGATTTGCACCAGGCAGCTGGCAATCACTGGATGcatagaaccgaagatcgggttcagtggcgagctttgggggaggcctatgtccagcagtggactgccgcaggctgataatgatgatgatgacgtggATGCTTTGATTATTTATCCCTTGGATGCAGTTTACTAGTgagaaaaaaatagatttaccTAATTGAATAGAAATTGTGTGTATTTCTTCTAGGAAGTT
The Bombyx mori chromosome 5, ASM3026992v2 DNA segment above includes these coding regions:
- the LOC119628519 gene encoding uncharacterized protein LOC119628519, with the protein product MRSLIAGSMRSALASESVAMNPTKPSAGKKRGRRKTPVATSDDGGASSSSTEVPEKTMAVEEVAPVISGPAASKDTMPAPQWAPVRRRGAVSPATSVESMSTSAASLASGDEAFRDLDHALVNLAKLLSTVAAKGAEPGSSYRKRLREGAAMVRTKLIPTMSKLVAQLDSRESRILGDSPALREGTPLSPMPTLARSEPPVRKMDTSAPSRAGMSVAALMPAPTSVAPVPRVPTPALPRPPRRVELRPAPPSRISAAPASIQAGRLRTEDIRSPLARMVDEWPALPRPRSSEPPLSPPRAAGSQRPYNKAAEMGGVDHSLPSRQEMMACISQAVAVEVGKHLAGLEEMLRSSIGSRECVPVPTAATAPRDQATQPTSTSTPSARVARRGSRNQYNRGAGAQNPAPRFQPQPRVLPPPPSSMDEGWTEVVKRGTKRLRQTTALAAPQGGRAPTAVTRNTALAAVAAPREGRAPAASKTKNKKKPRAAGKQALGGPMAFPISPAQVESLISKNTMHSVIMN